In Carnobacterium sp. CP1, the following are encoded in one genomic region:
- the gcvT gene encoding glycine cleavage system aminomethyltransferase GcvT: MSSETTLKQTPMFEYYKKQGVKLIDFGGWAMPIQFTGIIEEHKAVRSHAGLFDASHMGEFLIEGKDAESYLNHLLTNDVTQVALNQAQYHAMCYPDGGTIDDLILSKLAENRYLITTNAGNTEKDFKWMQEHLTGDVKLEDYSDSIGLLALQGPSAESILQKLTDVDLGVIGSFRFVQQATVAGIENVLISRTGYTGEEGFELYVEAVQTENLWRQLVEVGEVEGLKPCGLGSRDTLRLEAALSLYGHELSAEITPLQAGIGFAVKIKKDSDFIGKTVLAVQRESGVKKKIRGFELTGKGIAREGCKVYTESGKEIGVVTSGTRSPSLGKSIGLALLDAAESNFGTSIKVEVRNKLVDALVMKTPFYRR; encoded by the coding sequence ATGTCTTCAGAAACCACATTAAAACAAACGCCAATGTTTGAATACTATAAGAAACAAGGGGTTAAATTAATTGATTTTGGTGGCTGGGCGATGCCAATCCAGTTTACAGGTATTATTGAAGAACATAAGGCAGTGCGCAGTCATGCCGGTTTATTTGATGCTTCTCATATGGGAGAGTTTTTAATTGAAGGAAAAGATGCAGAGTCTTATTTGAACCATCTCTTGACTAATGATGTAACCCAAGTAGCACTAAACCAAGCACAATACCATGCGATGTGTTATCCGGACGGAGGAACGATTGATGATTTGATTCTTTCAAAACTAGCAGAAAACCGTTATTTGATCACAACCAACGCCGGCAATACTGAAAAAGATTTCAAATGGATGCAAGAGCATTTGACGGGTGACGTGAAACTTGAAGACTATTCTGATTCGATTGGGTTACTGGCATTGCAAGGACCGTCTGCCGAAAGTATTTTACAAAAATTAACAGATGTTGATTTAGGTGTCATAGGTTCCTTTCGTTTTGTCCAACAAGCAACGGTAGCAGGGATCGAAAATGTTTTAATTTCTCGAACAGGGTACACTGGCGAAGAAGGATTTGAGTTGTATGTAGAAGCTGTTCAAACAGAGAATCTGTGGCGCCAATTGGTTGAGGTGGGAGAAGTTGAAGGATTAAAACCATGCGGACTGGGTTCTCGAGATACATTGCGTTTGGAAGCGGCGCTTTCGCTTTACGGACATGAATTATCAGCAGAAATCACACCACTGCAAGCTGGCATCGGTTTTGCTGTGAAAATCAAAAAGGACAGTGATTTTATTGGGAAAACGGTTCTTGCAGTTCAACGAGAGAGCGGAGTGAAGAAAAAAATCAGAGGATTTGAATTGACAGGTAAAGGAATTGCACGTGAAGGCTGCAAAGTTTATACTGAATCCGGCAAAGAAATTGGCGTAGTGACTTCCGGAACACGGTCTCCTTCTTTAGGGAAAAGCATTGGATTAGCGTTGTTGGATGCCGCTGAAAGCAACTTTGGAACATCTATAAAAGTTGAAGTGCGCAATAAACTGGTAGATGCACTAGTAATGAAAACGCCTTTTTATCGCAGATAG
- a CDS encoding 6-phospho-alpha-glucosidase: protein MKNFSVVIAGGGSTFTPGIVMMMLDNLDRFPIRTLKLYDNDEARQAVLGEALAILLKEQAPEIDFSYTTDPEEAFTDMDFCMAHIRVGKYAMREQDEKIPLKHGVVGQETCGPGGIAYGMRSIGGMLEIIDYMERYSPDCWMLNYSNPAAIVAEACRVLRPTAKVLNICDMPVGTLRRMSQIIGKQPEDLEVRYFGLNHFGWWTSVKDKEGHEYLPQIREYVAENGYLTQVEVDTQHMDQSWQETHKKAKDLLAVNPRYLPNTYLKYYLYPDYEVEHSDCTYTRANEVMDGREKTVFTAAKNIIEKGTAENSGFTIDSHASFIVDLARAIAFNTHERMLMIVENNGAIANFDDDAMVEVPCIVGTDGPEPLAQGKIPPFEKALMHQQVTVEKLVVAAYIEGSYQKLWQALTLSKMIPSAKVAKDVLDDLIEANKGFWPELK from the coding sequence ATGAAGAATTTTTCAGTAGTGATTGCAGGAGGCGGAAGTACATTTACGCCAGGAATCGTCATGATGATGTTGGATAATTTAGATAGATTCCCAATCAGAACATTAAAATTATACGATAATGATGAAGCAAGACAAGCTGTTTTAGGAGAAGCGTTGGCAATCTTATTAAAAGAACAAGCACCAGAAATCGACTTTTCTTATACAACGGACCCTGAAGAAGCCTTTACGGATATGGACTTTTGTATGGCTCATATTCGGGTAGGAAAATACGCGATGCGTGAACAAGATGAAAAAATACCATTAAAACATGGGGTTGTCGGACAAGAAACATGTGGTCCTGGAGGCATTGCTTACGGAATGCGAAGCATAGGCGGCATGCTGGAAATTATTGATTACATGGAAAGGTATTCGCCAGATTGCTGGATGTTGAACTATTCTAATCCAGCAGCTATTGTTGCTGAAGCATGTCGTGTGCTTCGTCCAACGGCTAAAGTATTGAATATTTGTGATATGCCGGTTGGAACATTAAGAAGAATGTCTCAAATCATTGGCAAACAACCTGAAGATCTAGAAGTTCGGTACTTTGGATTAAATCATTTTGGCTGGTGGACAAGTGTGAAAGACAAGGAAGGGCATGAATATTTGCCGCAAATCCGCGAGTATGTTGCAGAGAATGGTTATTTGACTCAGGTAGAAGTTGATACGCAACACATGGATCAAAGCTGGCAAGAGACCCATAAAAAAGCCAAAGACCTCTTAGCTGTTAATCCAAGGTACTTGCCAAACACTTATTTAAAATATTACCTTTACCCTGATTACGAAGTAGAACATTCAGATTGCACGTATACTCGGGCGAATGAAGTAATGGATGGACGAGAAAAAACGGTCTTTACAGCTGCTAAAAACATTATTGAAAAGGGAACAGCTGAAAATAGCGGCTTTACAATTGATAGCCACGCTTCGTTTATCGTGGATTTAGCAAGAGCGATTGCGTTTAATACGCATGAAAGAATGCTGATGATCGTAGAAAATAATGGAGCGATTGCAAACTTTGATGACGACGCTATGGTAGAAGTACCTTGTATTGTAGGCACTGACGGACCAGAGCCGTTAGCTCAAGGGAAAATCCCACCATTTGAAAAAGCTTTGATGCATCAACAAGTAACCGTAGAAAAGCTAGTTGTAGCAGCCTATATCGAAGGCAGTTATCAAAAACTATGGCAAGCTCTAACGCTATCCAAAATGATCCCTAGTGCAAAAGTAGCAAAAGATGTACTGGATGATTTAATTGAAGCCAACAAAGGATTTTGGCCAGAACTAAAATAA
- a CDS encoding PTS transporter subunit EIIC, with the protein MKTKLMDGMQRFSKAMFIPVLILPIAGILIALGNLFTNAKLIETVPFFDNPITTGFGMILSGSLVSILNNLGLIFCVGLAVGLAKKKKSEAGFTSLLGYLVFINAMNKFMELKGILVEADSLQGTGQSLVMGVQVLDMGVFLGIILGIVTAFVHNKFADKEFNNAFQIYGGSRFVFIVLIPVVVLLAIAFTYIWPFFQNGINSLGTLINQSGNFGIFLYGTLERLLIPTGLHHLVYTPFLYTSLGGIQEVGGQLLEGARNIYYAEIADPSVSVLSPSVIWDARGISKMFGLIGACLAMYQTASPENKGKAKAILIPAVVTSFIAGVTEPIEFSFMFIAPLLFVIHAVFSGLSMVVLNLLNVRAIGPNGFIDFLLYNLPLGIEKTGWPMYILVGLLFFVLYYVTFRFLILKFNFKTIGREEAGQETKLYSKKEYNEVKGKKTAGVQPQEGTGMASIIVNALGGAGNINTVTNCYTRLRLTLNEPGMVDEAILKNETGASGVIIKDQNVQVVYGLQVNSVRKSVDQYLGREEDDE; encoded by the coding sequence ATGAAGACAAAATTGATGGACGGCATGCAGCGATTTTCAAAAGCGATGTTCATTCCAGTACTGATTCTGCCGATTGCAGGGATTCTGATTGCACTCGGAAATTTGTTTACCAATGCAAAACTCATTGAAACAGTTCCGTTTTTTGACAATCCAATCACAACAGGATTTGGAATGATATTATCTGGATCATTGGTGTCGATCTTAAATAACTTAGGGCTGATATTTTGTGTTGGTTTAGCTGTAGGATTGGCTAAAAAGAAAAAATCAGAAGCAGGGTTTACCTCTTTGCTGGGTTACTTGGTATTTATCAATGCAATGAACAAATTTATGGAACTAAAAGGAATTTTAGTTGAAGCAGACTCATTACAAGGAACTGGACAATCATTAGTTATGGGTGTTCAAGTACTGGATATGGGTGTTTTCTTGGGGATCATCTTAGGAATCGTGACCGCATTCGTTCATAATAAATTTGCGGATAAAGAATTTAACAACGCTTTCCAAATCTATGGCGGTTCTCGATTTGTCTTTATTGTCTTGATTCCAGTTGTGGTCTTATTAGCAATTGCGTTTACTTATATTTGGCCCTTCTTCCAAAACGGAATTAACAGTTTAGGAACATTGATCAATCAAAGTGGAAACTTCGGTATTTTCTTATACGGTACATTAGAACGCTTGTTGATCCCAACGGGTTTGCATCATTTAGTGTACACACCGTTCTTGTATACTTCGTTAGGCGGAATTCAGGAAGTGGGAGGACAACTGCTAGAAGGAGCAAGAAATATTTATTATGCTGAAATTGCTGATCCAAGTGTAAGCGTTCTTTCTCCAAGCGTTATCTGGGATGCGCGTGGTATTTCTAAAATGTTTGGTTTGATCGGTGCCTGTTTAGCCATGTACCAAACAGCTAGTCCTGAAAATAAAGGAAAAGCTAAAGCCATTTTGATACCAGCTGTTGTGACGTCATTTATTGCTGGTGTTACAGAACCAATTGAATTCTCGTTCATGTTTATCGCACCTCTTTTATTTGTTATTCATGCGGTGTTTAGCGGACTAAGTATGGTCGTTCTGAATCTCTTAAATGTTAGAGCTATCGGGCCGAATGGGTTTATTGATTTCTTATTATACAATTTGCCATTGGGAATCGAAAAGACCGGCTGGCCAATGTATATTTTAGTTGGACTTCTGTTCTTTGTTCTTTACTATGTTACTTTCCGCTTTTTGATTTTGAAATTCAATTTTAAAACGATCGGACGCGAAGAAGCCGGCCAGGAAACAAAATTGTACTCTAAAAAAGAATACAATGAAGTAAAAGGCAAAAAAACTGCTGGTGTTCAACCTCAAGAAGGAACCGGCATGGCCAGTATTATTGTCAATGCCTTAGGAGGCGCGGGAAATATCAATACAGTAACCAACTGTTATACGAGGTTAAGGCTAACGCTGAATGAGCCTGGGATGGTTGATGAAGCTATTTTGAAAAATGAAACGGGAGCTAGCGGGGTCATCATTAAAGACCAAAATGTTCAAGTGGTTTATGGACTGCAAGTCAATAGTGTTAGAAAATCTGTAGACCAGTACTTAGGCAGAGAAGAAGACGATGAATAG
- a CDS encoding MurR/RpiR family transcriptional regulator translates to MIDVSKLIQGKNLTELDIKILKYILENIDDVLQMGVREIAKENYTSPSTVIRLAQKLGYTGFIDLYYQLLPMVKKAAVDLNDYTDGLFSINQQDLLKDQTLQDVELFISNVLSLPQKHIFIYATGFSAIAGEYLYKKLLVLGRKATIATGTDSIGVFENNLQDIGALVVISKSGETQQVIEKLTIANESNIFTVSFTKETKNRVAELSDLNFKIMDNNKLDDRNMLPTVFFPRLLMLFEYLMKEYLQLLNSDKNKIEL, encoded by the coding sequence TTGATTGATGTCAGCAAATTGATTCAAGGAAAAAACCTAACTGAATTAGATATCAAAATTTTAAAGTACATCCTCGAAAATATTGACGATGTTTTACAAATGGGGGTTCGAGAGATTGCGAAAGAAAACTATACCTCTCCGTCCACTGTTATTCGGTTAGCTCAAAAATTAGGGTATACGGGTTTTATTGACCTTTATTACCAATTGCTGCCAATGGTGAAAAAAGCAGCAGTTGATCTCAATGATTACACAGATGGGCTATTTAGTATTAACCAACAAGATTTATTAAAAGATCAGACTTTACAAGATGTTGAATTGTTTATCTCCAACGTTTTATCTTTGCCGCAAAAACATATTTTTATTTATGCAACAGGTTTTTCCGCTATTGCTGGAGAATACTTATATAAAAAGTTATTGGTATTAGGAAGAAAAGCGACTATTGCAACAGGAACCGACTCAATAGGTGTTTTTGAAAACAATCTACAAGATATCGGTGCATTAGTCGTTATTTCAAAATCTGGGGAAACACAGCAAGTTATTGAAAAGTTGACGATTGCTAACGAAAGCAATATTTTTACGGTCTCCTTTACTAAGGAAACAAAGAACAGGGTTGCAGAATTGTCCGATCTCAATTTTAAAATAATGGACAACAATAAGTTAGACGATCGCAATATGTTGCCGACGGTCTTTTTTCCAAGATTGCTCATGTTGTTCGAGTACTTAATGAAAGAATACCTACAGCTATTAAATTCAGATAAAAATAAAATTGAGTTGTGA
- a CDS encoding DMT family transporter: MKRNLGRLGLLLVTIIWGAAYVVSDVALDVLNPYQLMTGRFLVAFVVMVVLFFNMLKRITKTTLVRGGILGILLYLAFAFQTVGLTYTTPSKNAFLTAISVVLVPFIGLLLFKNKISIRAYIGAFLSIIGIGLLSLEGFHGFNIGDSLTLICAVFFSLQLIFTSRFVRKENIFAIMIVQMGVATLCGLVVNVFRGDAFPSLTNVTGSLSILYLGVFSTMVGFMVQTAAQRFTTDTETAIILSMESLWGMLFSMVLLKEQITLQMAIGAAVILMGVLVSEVDFKKMKHRKTTHYERD; this comes from the coding sequence ATGAAAAGAAATCTTGGAAGACTAGGATTATTGCTTGTCACTATTATTTGGGGAGCTGCATATGTTGTCAGTGATGTGGCACTAGATGTATTAAATCCTTACCAGCTTATGACTGGCCGCTTTTTGGTGGCGTTTGTCGTCATGGTGGTATTGTTTTTTAATATGTTAAAAAGAATCACTAAAACAACGTTAGTAAGAGGCGGGATACTAGGTATCTTGTTGTATTTAGCATTTGCTTTTCAAACGGTCGGTTTGACCTACACAACTCCTTCTAAAAATGCTTTTTTAACTGCAATCAGTGTCGTTCTAGTGCCCTTTATTGGTCTGTTGCTATTCAAAAACAAAATTTCTATCAGAGCTTATATTGGCGCTTTTTTATCTATTATCGGTATTGGTTTATTATCATTAGAAGGATTCCATGGTTTTAACATAGGCGACAGTTTAACGTTGATTTGTGCTGTGTTCTTTTCGCTGCAACTTATTTTTACAAGCCGATTTGTCCGCAAAGAAAATATTTTTGCCATTATGATCGTACAAATGGGAGTAGCAACCTTATGCGGCTTGGTTGTTAACGTTTTTAGAGGAGACGCATTTCCATCTCTAACGAATGTGACTGGCAGTTTATCCATTTTGTATTTAGGTGTTTTTTCTACTATGGTTGGATTTATGGTTCAAACAGCTGCACAACGCTTTACCACAGACACCGAAACAGCCATCATTCTTTCGATGGAGTCATTATGGGGCATGTTATTTTCGATGGTCTTATTAAAGGAACAGATAACCCTGCAAATGGCTATCGGGGCAGCAGTGATTTTAATGGGGGTTTTGGTTTCTGAAGTTGATTTTAAAAAAATGAAGCATAGAAAAACGACACATTATGAAAGAGATTAA
- a CDS encoding DUF1003 domain-containing protein: MRDKVTREELAQIILDEELLTNDAAEIIEILKDTKVSKEVNTKRTSMTFGQRLADRITLFAGSWKFIIIFLATLLGWIVFNQLTGNHSFDPYPFILLNLVLSCVAAIQAPVILMSQNRQAERDRKTAENDFKVNLKSEILSEDIHDKLDKILMQQADMQKRMDNLEKKY, translated from the coding sequence ATGAGAGATAAAGTTACGCGAGAAGAATTGGCTCAAATCATTTTAGACGAAGAACTGTTAACCAATGATGCAGCAGAAATCATTGAAATTCTAAAGGATACTAAAGTCTCTAAAGAAGTTAATACAAAACGTACTTCCATGACATTTGGTCAACGCTTAGCCGATCGCATCACTCTTTTTGCTGGCAGTTGGAAATTTATCATTATTTTTTTAGCTACTCTCTTAGGTTGGATCGTATTCAATCAACTTACTGGAAATCATTCATTTGACCCTTATCCATTTATCTTGTTAAACTTGGTTTTGTCTTGTGTAGCAGCGATTCAAGCCCCAGTCATTTTAATGAGTCAGAACAGACAAGCCGAACGCGACCGCAAAACTGCTGAAAATGATTTTAAAGTTAACTTAAAATCTGAAATATTATCAGAAGACATTCATGACAAATTAGACAAGATTCTGATGCAGCAAGCTGATATGCAGAAAAGAATGGACAACTTAGAAAAAAAATACTAA
- a CDS encoding MurR/RpiR family transcriptional regulator: MVNNLNLSNRVSQNYSLLTKKDKQIATFILEQQDQIDHWNIKDLARLTETSNATITRFCHKLGYRSFSEFKTFISQESIVAPAPVHLTEKITDYYTQLVHSSSQLIDHTKIGELVNAIQQSNKILICGLGSSGLSAMELKSRLTRMGLTVDAITDPHMMLMSATLLQKGDLLIGISNSGETDAVVEACEVAKKEAATIFAITNRNHTKLTDIATGILFASDNRTITDQRFINSQLPIHFILDILCYALLENETYLAKHKKTLASLNLE; this comes from the coding sequence ATGGTAAACAATCTTAATCTTTCAAATCGAGTTTCACAGAATTATAGTCTTTTGACAAAAAAGGATAAACAAATTGCAACGTTTATATTAGAACAACAAGATCAAATTGATCACTGGAATATTAAAGACTTAGCTCGTCTCACGGAAACTTCCAATGCGACAATCACTAGATTTTGCCATAAACTTGGGTACCGCAGTTTTTCAGAATTCAAAACATTTATCAGTCAAGAATCCATTGTTGCGCCTGCGCCAGTTCACTTAACAGAGAAAATAACCGATTATTATACCCAATTGGTTCACTCTTCTTCTCAATTGATCGACCACACAAAAATCGGAGAATTGGTTAATGCCATTCAACAGTCAAATAAAATTTTGATTTGTGGTTTAGGAAGTTCTGGGTTGAGCGCCATGGAATTAAAATCCCGGTTGACACGTATGGGACTGACCGTTGATGCCATCACGGATCCGCATATGATGTTGATGAGTGCTACTTTATTACAAAAAGGCGATTTGCTCATTGGCATTTCTAACTCTGGCGAAACAGATGCTGTTGTTGAAGCCTGTGAAGTTGCTAAAAAGGAAGCTGCGACTATTTTTGCTATAACCAATCGCAATCACACCAAATTAACCGATATTGCCACCGGTATTTTATTTGCTTCTGATAACCGGACCATTACAGACCAACGTTTTATCAATAGTCAGTTGCCTATTCACTTTATTTTAGATATTTTATGTTATGCTTTACTCGAAAATGAGACCTATTTAGCGAAGCACAAAAAAACATTAGCTTCCCTAAACTTGGAATAG
- a CDS encoding voltage-gated chloride channel family protein, producing MVTKEFFSKNSFIAIAVYLFKWISIAGVLSLLIGSVSAFFLISLDWVTQLQTTYTWLLYLLPFGGALISFLYKKVGKNAIRGNNLVIEQANGNEENIPLRLVPLTLFGTLTTHLLGGSAGREGTAVQMGGALAEAIGKLIRLTKSDRKIIVICGISGGFSAVFGTPIAGTVFGLEVLALGLIRHEALLPSFFSAYFANLVTKSYGVTHAVYEMEAAPDASATLLVKLIAAGIAFGLIGLIFSRSIVLIKKYYAKWMPNPTVRTFIGGCVILIFVWVIGRAYLGLNLPLLAQAFTGDSGPYDFLGKLIFTVFTLGTGYQGGEVTPLFVIGATLGSSLAVLLHLPISFLAGLGFIGVFSGATNTPIACFIMGIELFGSENAVYLFLICVISYLCSGNSSIYASQKVGIEKGSLFLED from the coding sequence ATGGTAACGAAAGAATTTTTTTCAAAAAACAGCTTTATAGCAATCGCTGTTTATCTTTTTAAATGGATCAGTATAGCTGGGGTGTTGAGTCTTTTGATCGGCTCTGTTTCAGCTTTCTTTTTAATAAGCTTGGATTGGGTCACTCAACTACAAACTACTTATACTTGGCTGCTGTACTTATTGCCTTTTGGAGGGGCTTTAATTTCTTTTTTGTATAAAAAAGTCGGAAAAAATGCTATTCGCGGAAATAATTTGGTTATCGAACAAGCCAATGGAAATGAAGAGAACATTCCTCTTCGGTTGGTTCCTCTAACCTTGTTTGGAACACTGACCACTCATTTGCTTGGCGGGTCTGCTGGCCGCGAAGGTACCGCTGTTCAAATGGGTGGAGCGTTGGCAGAAGCTATTGGAAAACTGATCCGCTTAACTAAATCTGACCGTAAAATCATTGTGATTTGCGGCATCAGCGGTGGATTTAGTGCCGTTTTTGGAACGCCTATAGCGGGCACTGTATTCGGTTTGGAAGTATTGGCTTTAGGTTTGATTAGACATGAAGCTTTACTGCCCAGCTTTTTTTCGGCTTACTTCGCAAACCTTGTTACTAAAAGTTATGGCGTGACGCATGCAGTGTATGAAATGGAAGCAGCTCCTGATGCTAGCGCTACTTTATTGGTAAAATTGATTGCGGCAGGAATCGCATTTGGACTTATTGGGTTAATTTTTAGCCGCTCAATTGTTTTGATAAAAAAATATTATGCTAAATGGATGCCAAACCCTACTGTTCGAACATTCATTGGCGGATGTGTTATTCTAATTTTCGTCTGGGTCATCGGCCGCGCTTATCTGGGGTTGAACTTGCCTTTGCTTGCTCAAGCCTTTACCGGTGATTCAGGCCCTTATGATTTTTTAGGAAAATTGATTTTCACTGTTTTTACACTTGGTACAGGTTACCAAGGTGGAGAAGTTACGCCGTTATTTGTGATTGGTGCTACTTTGGGAAGTTCATTAGCTGTTTTGCTTCATTTACCGATCAGCTTTTTAGCTGGACTAGGTTTTATAGGTGTTTTTTCAGGAGCTACCAATACGCCGATTGCTTGTTTTATAATGGGGATTGAATTATTCGGGTCTGAAAATGCTGTCTATCTATTTTTGATTTGTGTCATCAGCTATCTTTGCTCGGGAAACTCAAGTATTTATGCTTCTCAAAAAGTTGGTATAGAAAAAGGCAGCTTATTCTTGGAAGATTAA
- a CDS encoding TrkH family potassium uptake protein has product MNNAMVKYIIGGILRIEAVLMIIPLIVSFIYREDSLYQLSFLIPILFLTATGYLLSRSKIEERQIYAKEGFVIVSLSWVLLSFFGAFPFVISGDIPSLIDAFFETTSGFTTTGSSVIQNVEALSHSMLFWRSFTQLVGGMGVLVFALAIMPQIGSESVHIMKAEVSGPVFGKLVSKLSSSARILYLIYLSMTAIMVVLLLFGGMNLFESLLHAFGAAGTSGFGIRNGSIEPYDSAYIETVLSVGMILFGVNFNIYYLILVRHVKEAFSSEELRWYFMIIGSAFLLICLNLFSTYHSFGRMFRDVFFSVSSVITTTGFLTVDFGHWPLFSRVILLLLMFVGASAGSTAGGLKISRVILLLKSAFAEFKRIRHPNRIVAVQYDNKTVDRDILRRVLNYLLVYLVIFISLILIVSLDFSDFETAFGTVVATFNNIGLGFSTLGLTGDFSELSGWLKVLLSFVMIAGRLEIFPMIILFSPSTWKK; this is encoded by the coding sequence ATGAATAATGCTATGGTGAAATACATTATTGGCGGGATACTTAGAATAGAAGCTGTTTTAATGATCATTCCTCTAATTGTCAGTTTTATTTATCGAGAAGACAGTTTATATCAATTAAGTTTTCTGATTCCTATTTTATTTTTAACCGCAACCGGTTATTTGTTATCTAGAAGTAAAATAGAGGAAAGGCAGATTTACGCCAAAGAAGGTTTTGTGATCGTCTCATTATCGTGGGTTCTATTATCCTTTTTTGGTGCTTTCCCTTTCGTTATCAGCGGCGACATACCTTCTCTGATAGATGCTTTTTTTGAAACTACCAGTGGTTTTACTACAACGGGATCAAGTGTTATTCAAAATGTTGAAGCCCTTTCGCATTCCATGTTATTTTGGCGCAGTTTCACTCAACTTGTAGGCGGAATGGGAGTCCTTGTTTTTGCATTGGCTATCATGCCGCAAATCGGTTCGGAATCTGTTCATATCATGAAAGCAGAAGTGTCAGGTCCTGTTTTCGGTAAGTTAGTATCTAAACTTTCTTCTTCAGCAAGGATTTTGTACCTGATTTACCTTTCGATGACCGCTATAATGGTTGTCTTGCTGCTTTTTGGCGGAATGAATCTTTTTGAATCATTGCTGCATGCTTTTGGAGCAGCAGGAACTAGCGGATTTGGCATTCGTAATGGGAGTATAGAACCTTATGACAGCGCCTATATCGAGACAGTATTAAGTGTGGGAATGATTTTATTTGGTGTCAACTTCAACATCTATTACCTTATTTTGGTCCGACATGTCAAAGAAGCCTTCAGCAGTGAAGAATTGCGTTGGTATTTTATGATTATTGGTTCAGCCTTTTTATTGATTTGTTTGAACTTATTCAGTACCTACCATTCATTTGGAAGAATGTTTAGAGATGTATTTTTTTCAGTTTCTTCTGTGATCACTACAACAGGTTTTTTAACTGTAGATTTTGGACACTGGCCTTTATTTTCACGAGTGATTTTATTACTACTGATGTTTGTCGGAGCAAGTGCTGGTTCAACAGCGGGTGGTCTAAAAATTTCACGAGTTATCTTGCTGTTAAAATCGGCTTTTGCAGAATTTAAACGGATTCGTCATCCCAATCGCATTGTTGCTGTGCAATACGATAATAAAACAGTGGATCGCGATATCCTTCGTAGAGTACTAAACTATTTATTGGTTTATTTAGTTATCTTTATTAGTTTGATATTAATCGTTAGTCTAGACTTTTCCGACTTTGAAACAGCTTTTGGTACAGTTGTAGCGACGTTTAATAACATTGGCCTAGGATTTAGTACGTTAGGCTTGACCGGCGATTTTTCAGAATTATCAGGATGGCTAAAAGTGTTATTGTCTTTCGTGATGATTGCTGGAAGATTGGAAATATTTCCGATGATTATTTTATTTTCTCCAAGTACTTGGAAAAAATAA